The following are encoded in a window of Haliaeetus albicilla chromosome 1, bHalAlb1.1, whole genome shotgun sequence genomic DNA:
- the HELT gene encoding hairy and enhancer of split-related protein HELT isoform X1 — protein sequence MASKLKERRRTPVSHKVIEKRRRDRINRCLTELGKTVPMALAKQSSGKLEKAEILEMTVQYLRALHSADFPRGREKAELLSEFANYFHYGYHECMKNLVHYLTTVERMETKDTKYARILAFLQSKARFVTEPLFASLGSLPEPDFSYQLHPGPECPGHGHSPGEAVLQPPSGGPFPWHGAARSPSLPYHLPNAAVPLASPGQQRSTFLSSVQGLDRHYLNLLGHSHPNAFGLPPGQHPSML from the exons ATGGCCTCCAAGCTCAAGGAGCGGAGG AGGACGCCGGTTTCCCACAAAGTGATCGAGAAGCGGAGGAGGGACCGCATCAACCGCTGCCTCACCGAGCTGGGGAAGACGGTGCCCATGGCTCTGGCCAAGCAG AGCTCGGGGAAGCTGGAGAAAGCGGAGATCCTGGAGATGACGGTGCAGTACCTGCGGGCCCTGCACTCGGCGGACTTCCCCCGCGGCCGGGAGAAGG cagagctgctctccgAGTTCGCCAACTACTTCCACTACGGCTACCACGAGTGCATGAAGAACCTGGTCCACTACCTGACGACGGTGGAGAGGATGGAGACCAAAGACACCAAGTACGCCCGCATCCTGGCCTTCCTCCAGTCCAAAGCGCGCTTCGTCACCGAGCCCCTCTTCGCCTCCCTGGGCTCCCTCCCGGAGCCGGACTTTTCCTACCAGCTGCACCCCGGGCCCGAGTGCCCCGGGCACGGCCACAGCCCCGGCGAGGCCGTGCTGCAGCCGCCCTCGGGGGGGCCCTTCCCCTGGCACGGAGCGGCCCGCAGCCCCTCCCTGCCCTACCACCTCCCCAACGCCGCCGTGCCCCTCGCCAGCCCCGGCCAGCAGCGCAGCACCTTCCTCTCCTCCGTGCAGGGGCTGGACCGCCACTACCTCAACCTCCTCGGCCATTCCCACCCCAACGCCTTCGGGCTGCCCCCGGGCCAGCACCCCTCCATGCTATAG
- the HELT gene encoding hairy and enhancer of split-related protein HELT isoform X2 — MASKLKERRRTPVSHKVIEKRRRDRINRCLTELGKTVPMALAKQSSGKLEKAEILEMTVQYLRALHSADFPRGREKELLSEFANYFHYGYHECMKNLVHYLTTVERMETKDTKYARILAFLQSKARFVTEPLFASLGSLPEPDFSYQLHPGPECPGHGHSPGEAVLQPPSGGPFPWHGAARSPSLPYHLPNAAVPLASPGQQRSTFLSSVQGLDRHYLNLLGHSHPNAFGLPPGQHPSML; from the exons ATGGCCTCCAAGCTCAAGGAGCGGAGG AGGACGCCGGTTTCCCACAAAGTGATCGAGAAGCGGAGGAGGGACCGCATCAACCGCTGCCTCACCGAGCTGGGGAAGACGGTGCCCATGGCTCTGGCCAAGCAG AGCTCGGGGAAGCTGGAGAAAGCGGAGATCCTGGAGATGACGGTGCAGTACCTGCGGGCCCTGCACTCGGCGGACTTCCCCCGCGGCCGGGAGAAGG agctgctctccgAGTTCGCCAACTACTTCCACTACGGCTACCACGAGTGCATGAAGAACCTGGTCCACTACCTGACGACGGTGGAGAGGATGGAGACCAAAGACACCAAGTACGCCCGCATCCTGGCCTTCCTCCAGTCCAAAGCGCGCTTCGTCACCGAGCCCCTCTTCGCCTCCCTGGGCTCCCTCCCGGAGCCGGACTTTTCCTACCAGCTGCACCCCGGGCCCGAGTGCCCCGGGCACGGCCACAGCCCCGGCGAGGCCGTGCTGCAGCCGCCCTCGGGGGGGCCCTTCCCCTGGCACGGAGCGGCCCGCAGCCCCTCCCTGCCCTACCACCTCCCCAACGCCGCCGTGCCCCTCGCCAGCCCCGGCCAGCAGCGCAGCACCTTCCTCTCCTCCGTGCAGGGGCTGGACCGCCACTACCTCAACCTCCTCGGCCATTCCCACCCCAACGCCTTCGGGCTGCCCCCGGGCCAGCACCCCTCCATGCTATAG